The sequence TCATAGCATCACACTTAccactccacacccacactaaccacccactccacaccccCTCAGGCTCTCAACATGACGCCCACTCTTTGGATTGGTACTTCACGGGCCCCCTCACACAGCTACTCCAGGGGGGAGGTCAATGGAGCCCCTCCTCTGATTACTTCCATTCCCTTGTAACGAGGTTAATGAAAGGACTGAAGCCATTCAACATCTTTGGACCCGTGGCAGAGTGGCATTTCACAGAGTTTGCTAGTCCGATGACCTTTGCCCTCTACACTGCTCTGGTGGAGCTCATGTGTGTACCTCTCCCTGGTACTGAGACTGTCAGGCACCTCATTACTACAGCCTATGACAAGTGGGTGGTAGATGTCTTTTGACCTCTTGTACTGACCTTTGGCCCCACAGAGCGGCAGAAGGTGTATCAGAGATTGAGCTCATGAGTTGGATCAACACTGTTACCTTGGTGATGGTATCTCTACCGGTACGCCCACTCATTCTCTGTGTTACTATAGAGACTGTTGTTATTGTGTAGGAGTGTTTCCATGGTTCCCTGTATCAGGAGATAGTGGGGGCGTTGTCCCTTACAGACACGCCCCTTCAAGACACACCCCTTTTAGCCGTGGTGCATGCCTACTGGCATCACGCTAATCTTGGACTCCTCCTGCCTCTACCAAAGTGAGCTAGCTTGTGTCTATTCTCTGATAGTTCATGTAGCGGGATAGAAACTTTCAACGGAAtacagcctttttgcagcatgcatgcatgcaatatgtTTAATCGAGCGAAAACTACGAACATTTATCCCCTCGAAATCGGAAATAATTTATACGGCATACTATACGGTATGCTaatggtgtgtgtatgtgtgtaggtggTTAGGCTCTGTGCTGGGTCCTCTGGTAACCACGGAGACTCGTCTCTTGTTCACCTGTCGTCTCTTGGGCCCTCTACTCAATAGACTCACTGCAGAGAAACCAAAGCTCTTGTTAGAGGTGACCTCTTGGTCTGTTGTCATGGTAATACTCCCCACCCCCGCACAGGTTGTCTTGGAGATATACAAGATGCTACAGAGAGTGGACAAGGAACAAGCAGGTCACATGACCCACTCGGACCTACTCTGCGACTACCTGTATCCTAACATTGTACAAATAATGTTCCTTCACCACACGTTCCTTCACCACGCGTTCCTTCACCACACGTTCCTTCACCACACGTTCTACCAGATACCATAtcaagtacatgcatattggAGACTGGGCTGAGATAGAAACCATCACCAACAGTCTCCACACTCCACTCAAGTGGAGGCTCAGGTTCATGCACTCTGAGAAAACTGCATAGATGGACAGTCaatatcagtataattataaattgtgCATTATGTGATTTCATTCCATTTTTGTAAAAACTGTTAAAAGTAGTGTTCATTCCGCGGCTATAAATCGAAGCATTATGACTGGTATTGGTAAAAAATCTATTCAGGGTTGCTAAGAAGAGTTCAGAGGTCGttaccattataattatgctgaatcagcaaacaAGATAAAATTGCTATGTGCTGAGTCAGAGGTGCTGAGTTTGAGTAGAACAGTGTTAGCTCTTGGTTGTTAGAAGAAAGGCCGGAGATATATAGACTATGGCTATGGATGCTGAGGTAACCATTCTTCAGGTGGAGGAGGACACAGAAATAGTGTGTCTTAGTGGTACTCGAAGGAAGAGCGATGAAAGCAAGGGCAAGGGACCAGCCAACCCAAGCAAACGAATTGTTAGAAAGAGGCATGCTGATGATGTGATAACTATTGAAGAGAGCTCCCCCAAACAACAATGTCCTTCTCATAGAGACAGTCTCCACCATGACACTACATACAGGGATGGACCCTCTACTAGCAGTCATACTATTCTCCTACTACAAGATGAAGCTTTGGCCCGACAATTACAAGAACAAGACTGTGCCATCATGTCTAGCAATAATGACAGACTACTAGAAGATGAAGCTTTTGCTAAGAAGCTACAGACGGCAGACTCAGCAAGTGGAGGCAGTAGCACTTGTCCCATTGTACTACAAGATGAGCAGTTGGCACTCACACTTCAAGAAGAGGAGTTTGCCTTCAATACCAACACACTCACTCAGATTAAGCTGGATGCAGAGTATGCCAAACTATTGATACTCAAAGATAAGGATAAAACACTTTCCACCATTGGTCTATCAGATGCTACACCTGATGTTGTACCTACTCCCCAACGTATTGACCCACCCCCCAACACTCTACTACCCCCCCGGCCCCTCACTCCAGTACCCCCCATCACTCCACTACCCCCCACCACTCCAGTACCCACCAACACTCGACTACCCCCCACCACTCCACTGGACAGACTGCCCAAGTGCTGGACTGCCTGCCCAACGTGTAAACCCACTGACTCACGTCGCTATCATCTCATAGAGGTGGCCCAATCTTCCTCTGAATGGAAGTTTGTCTCTGATCCTCTGACACAAGCCAACTTCACTGTAGGCAGAGTACAACGTATTCAGAATGAATCGCTATGGGAACGACTCTCATCAGAGAAGAGCTTAATGTTGCGTCAGAGAGATGACGTGAATATGCAGTTACTCTACCACACCTCCAGAGCACAACCATCCGTCATCTGTGAGGAGGGACTAGACAATAGACTATCAAGAGACGGAAACTTTGGTAAAGGAATATATTTCAGGTAATGTAATGATTgtcctcctcacacacacacaccacacacacacacacacacgcgcgcacacacacacacacacacacacacacaccacacacacacacacacacacacacacacacacacacacacacacacacacacagtgacaacCCAGCCAAGTGTGACGGCTATTCTGGTGGTGATGTGTACAAGAAAATGTTTTTGTGTCGTGTCCTGATGGGGCACATCAAGGTAAGCTCTCCTGTCACTGTTGAGACAATCATTATGTATTCTCCATTACACTAGTCTACTACTTATTTCAGGAATATGGCATCAATCAAGTGGACCCCACTCTTGTGCGTGAACCACCCAAGAAGAATCCCAAACCAGGAGAGCCTAAGACCTATGACTCTGTCAAGGTGAGGACTAGTGATGTTAGTGTCACAGTGAGtcacccccccctcccccccacaggGCACTCTGCGTGGGCTCAATGAATTCATTGTGTACAATGCTTATAGAGTGATGCCAGAGTATCTTATTGAGTATTTCTCCTCTCCTTCCTCTGCCAATCTGGCTAACATAGCGGCACTGGCTAACAAGGCTAAGAGAAGAGGTAAAAAAAGAGGAAAGAAGAAAGTATAGGAAAGAAGAAAGCTATTGAACTGCATGTACTCAATCATGATTCCCATTCATTCAATTATCATTATCTGCTGTTGTATAAATCATAACTGTTGTGTTATTCTGTACctttactgcgcatgctcaatatCAACAGCAAGGGGGCGGGGCTCATGTGTTTAGaaagggggggaggggctcgtgTTGCATCAGCATAATATCACATTTGCAGGGAAACTGTATACAGCTACAGGTAGAGAACTTCTTCACATGACAGGAGATTGAGTTGCAAACGCATGGACAAAAATAATATATGAAATGCAATAAGGTGTGCATGTCCAGTGAGTGTAACAGTGTATGTCAGGCAGCTCATTACAGTCAGTGGTTAGTGTGGTTAGACTGAGACATTGGGTCCAAGCTTCTTGTGTGCAGCTACTGACTTGCTGGTGAAGGCTCCACTGAACCGTCTCACAGCTATCATCATTCTGCCCAGAGCCTGCAAGGGATCACATGATCAAACTCACTCTGTCACTATGTAAACAGGAtatttttataattatcagcatcATTGAGCACAATAAttctaattataatttttggcAATATAGCAGCTTTTGCACAACATAAAAGATAATCAtgataaaattatattgagtGTGTTAGTGTTAGTAATTGACAGTGCATTCAGCCTCCTCTGCTGTTGGTGGTAATGGTGAGGTGGGGCTGAGGGGACACACGTCACCACCACTGCTAGTCAGGGAGATGGACCTCAGGCGAGCCAGAAAACCCACCGCCTTACCAACagcctgtgagggtgtgagggatGTGAGGGatgtgaggggtgtgagggtgtacGGGAGAGGAGAGGGTTGACTTAATAATGttgcaataataatgtacaaaCGATGTTTTGGAATGAACATGACTTGAGTAACCACATCATACAACTAGCCACTACCTTCCACTTTCTCCTTGCTCTGAGCTGCTTTAGTCGTCCTGTGCTAATGCGAGCGCTATTATCTCCTTTTTTGGTCTCCACCATCCATGAGTGGGTGAGGCTCTTCTCAGCTGTGCCCCTCAACCTGTgtagtggagtgggtggagtgggtggatcacacacacacagcacttcTTACACTGGGTTCATGATAAGTAGCTGATCAATGAAGTCTTTGGCAAGGTTGGAGATATCCTCATATGTCTCCTCATCTTGTGGGTCAGGATATTCATACTCTCCTGTAGAGATGTTTCCCACTGTCTCCATGTCATCATCACCCAGGAATGGGGACATTCCAGTCAgtctatatattatataggagGAGGGACTAACAATGTGCCGTGTATACCAGTAGCTAACTCACAGTATGTATGAGATGACTCCAAtggccctgtgtgtgtgtgtgtatgtgtaatgATAGCTAGGTAAACTATGCAATGTTTTGGTTGACACAACGTTACATAGTGCATAGGTACCCCCACTGACGAAGCTATTCTAACAGTATACACAGATCGCTACAACACAGTGTCTAGTTACCAACCAACTCACCACATATCAGCAGCAGTAGTGACTGGATCATATTGCAGCACCTCGGGAGCTGTGTACATTGATGATAGAGAGAATGTGAGGGGAGGTGGGCTATACACTTACCAATGAACTCCGGAGTGCCCACCATGGACTTGATCTTGGGATTAACACTCAAGTTTTGAGCTGAGCCAAAATCAATGATTTTTAGTTGCTTGCCATCTTTCTCTTTGAGTACTATATTCTCAGGCTGCATGTGTTATAATGATAATAGCACCGTACACTCATGTTCAAAGAGAGTGATGATGAGCAATAGTTCCTGCTAATGTGCTAACCCTACACACCTTTAGGTCCAGATGTACAATATTCTTCTTGTGGCAGAAGTCCATAGCCTCCATAATCTGAGTGAGATAATCCACTGCTTGAGACTCCTCCAGAAACTCTCGCTCTATCACATAATCAAACAACTCTCCTCCGTTAAGCCTGCATGGAGAATAAGCAGACACGCTGGGCTAGACATTGGTGGGGGAGTACCCGAAACATGAGCTTAAAACCAATTATGAACAAAATAACAATGAtttatgaattattcatgacaattattatgataacGGCAAAAGGAAACCACCTGCACTATAAGCCACTAGCTACCTGTGCATTATATGAATATTATTCACAACAGAATAGTGGCTGCTGTAGATACAGTAAACACACTGGCTATGAATATAGTCTGCATGAACACGCACAGTCTGCATGGAGAGacaatgcacatgcagcactagctagctagctcagtggATGCACCAAACCACACCATGAGTTATGTACATACACAGCACTAGTTCAGTGAGTGTGATACCACCAGACTCCACTGTTATACACGTGCACACTACCACACAGAGCGGTTAGCTAGTGTACTCACAGCTCAGTGATGAGGACGAAGCCAGTGTCACAGTCCATGAAGTCAGTAATGGAGAGGATAGCGGGATGTTTGAGCTGCTTCAATATCTCCACTTCTCGATATACGTCCACTTCCTTGTTGCCCTTCTTTGACATGACCTTAACTGCTGCTGGTTCTCTAGTCACTGAATCCGTGCACTTGAATACCACTCCAAACTTTCCTCTATtgcaaacacaaacacaaacacactagaTCATAACAAAGCATGCAGTGGAAGCCATGCTAATAGCTGCAAGCTAGTAGCTGGCTGTATGCTCACTCACCTTGCAAGCTCCTCTTGTACTGCATACTTTCTCCTTACAATAGAGGGTATGGACATTTCTGAACCTCCTGCCATttctgtagctatagctattcaGAGTCAATGCTAAAAATGTATTTCTGTGCTGTACTGCAGTTGTGGTTAAATATACGTGGGAGCTCATTATAGGAAGCATCCGGCAACAcaaaccacataattataatacatgtaacagtagacacatgcacacacaccagcaTATGTCTCTCAAACACAGACAGCAGCTACTCTATATGCACAGTTAAtgcatatatagctatactgtagtGGCCCTCCTTGCGTACACGATGACATTCATAGGATGGTTGAGGGTTGTGCAGCGACTGCAGTGCACATGCACTCTGCCTGACAGCATATAGGCACTCGATATCAGCAGCATTTATACTATAGTGGTTGTGCATGTGAGGAGGCCAATAGCTGCCACGATAGCTATACATCTCCATACACCATGCACCATGTAACTGTAGACTGTAGAGGGGAGTTGTCTCATGATTTAGCATTCCAGGGCAGTAACACACGTTGTTTCCTAGTAAATGTAGACTATCTCTCCCACTTGCCAATGTACATTAAATATACACATTCCATAAACATCCTTATTCTAACACACTATTAGTTCCCACAGGCTTTGCAATGTCACGCTAAACAGATCATGTTAAAGTCTCAGTGTGTTTTGGACATGCAGGAATGTATTCAGGAATGGTGAAGCTACTGGGAGTCCACCTCAGCTCCAGTGTTCACCAGAGTGGTGTATGCAGGAATGGTGATGCTACTGGGAGTCCACCTCAGCTCCAGTGTTCACCAGAGTGGTGTATGCAGGAATGGTGAAGCTACTGGGAGTCCACCTCAGTTCCAGTGTTCACCAGAGTCCACTGTATAGTGTACATGGGGGAGAGGCTGGTTATAGGCTGCAGAGCATGAGTGGTGTATGGAGGAATGCGTGTGGTTAATGGTTTGGGTAGGTATCTGATTAGAGCAACTATCAATGATGACCTTCTCCATGTGCTCTATCAGAGGAGGTGTCAGAGGCTAATCATGAGTGAGATGTTGAGCAGGTCAGCCAGGAAGCGGCCCAGAGACGATTATGAAGGTgacccacccccccacacatcacacacacacacacacacacaacacataacTGTCCACCCTATAGACTTTCCTCGTAAGAGGGGGCGGTATAGTGATCCCGGGCCAATGGCCAGAGAACCAGAATCCACTGAACAGAAACTAGAGAGCCTCATCTCACGATTAGGAGAAAAGGTGtgtccactgtgtgtgtgtgtgtgtgtgtggtaggtGCGCACGCTGCATTAGTTGCTGTTTGTACATCTGTTGTAGATATTTTTCTAACGCTATGGCATTGTTGATGTTCTCAGAGCCACAAGAGTCTTGAGAGCAACCTCGATGTACTGTCCAACCTGCTCATCAATGAGATGGCCTCCATGACTGACCACATCCTCACTACCATTACTAAATGGTGAGCCTCCTACCCCCATAACTCACTCAACCCCCCTAACTCACTCAACCCCCTAGTGTGGTGGATATGAAAGAGAAGGCTTTCATCTATTCTACTTTACTTGGACTGCTAAATGCTAAGAAGTTTGAAGTGGGGGAACAGGttcgtctgtgtgtgtgggcgtgtgtgctGCTCTATACTTTAACCCTGTAGGCACTGGAGCTTGTGGTAGCTGAGCTACGCAGCGCTTTGACCCTGAGTCAGTACGACAAGGCTCGACACCtcgtgagaccacacccactctagTTAACCCTCTCGTTACTATATATCTCATTAGGTGGTATTTCTGGCAGACTTGGTCAATTGTAAAGTGGTGAATGTTAACTCCATTGTCTCTCTATTTGATACGCTGGTGACAGTGACCTTTGAACCTGATATCCCTCAAGTAAGCTAAGTTTTATTTTAACCCTTTCATTACTCAGTTGTATAGATACGCTCTGATGCTTATATACACATGGTCCTGTCAGCACTGCCAATCGTGAGTATATAGTGGATACATTGATGAACCTCTAGTCATTATTTACTGCCTCAGGTTGGGGCCGAGCTGGAGGAGAGGAAGAGACAAGAACTGGAGAGATTACTCGTTACCATTGACAACTACATGAGGTAGGCGTGGCTCAGATTACGCTGTCATTATTTGTTGCCTCCAGTAAGCGGAGTACACCATTTCTGCCCATGTTCCaagtgtggggggaggggcaaccACACCCACAGGAAGATGtgagctagtgtgtgtgtgtgtgtgtgtgtgtgtgtaccagcgtgtgtgtgtgtgtgtgtaccagcatgtgtgtgtgtgtgtgtgtgtgtaccagcatgtgtgtgggtgtgtatgtaccagcatgtgtgtgtgtgtgtgtgtgtgtgtgtgcgcgtgtgtgtgtgatgtgtgtgtgtgtgtgtgtaggggttgCGTTTGCTGTGGACCCAAGTGAAGGCTCTGAGGGAGGAAGACTGGAAGGTGACtgattgtgtgtgggtgtgggtgtgtggtgtgtgtgaacTGTGCCTCTGTAGACGGCCATACTGCTCAAGCTCTACACTGCCTTCCAGAGTGAGATGGGTGGAGCTTAtctggtgcgtgtgtgtgtgtatggtgacACTGTTGACCCCGCCCCTTCCTCCAGCATCCTCTCCCTAGCCTGCCAGTTCCTCCACACTCACCAGACTCTGTCTATCCTCTCCCCTCTGCTGTGTTCAGACTGTTCTCATCCACTGACATGCGCTGCTCTTCCCCTGACACTACTCTACCCTCTCCCACCTCTGCTGATCGATTCCTGGCAGAGGAAGCTGTGACTGCCATACTAGCAAGTCACCAGGGAAGCAGGAAGGAGTGGTGAGTGCCTCAACCTTCTGTGTGTGGGCTAGCTATAAGTATCATTGGCTAAAGCAATTAAGCCTGTTTGTAGCTATGTTTGAGAgaccataacttgtgttgcgaacgTCAAATATTTTTTGgatttagtagctctttgatagtactacaatatggtgtgcttagatctgTAATTTAATTTGGgtccaaattgtccattttcagaaaaaaagcgtgggctataagtggACGTTTTTTCAATATTAAGCTGTTTTCGTAGCTTagtttgagaggccataacttgtgttgcgaacgTCCGATTTCCAAAATATGTTTTGGATTTAGTAGTCTTTGATAGTACTACAATatagtgtgcttagatcagtaaTTTCCTCTTTGTACAGTGCGAGTGCTCTGGTTGGGTTCTCTGAGACATGTCAGGAGAGGTTGGGAGTTTGTGGAGACTATGTGATAGTGGAGGTCTTGTTTGGTCACATGCTGCGACTGCCACGCCCCCCTCAAGTGCTCATCTACTACAGCTCAGTCCTCATAGAGATGTGTAAGAACAACCCTGCAGTCTATCCTCAGCTGGTAACTATATTGTAATAGCCTGTGACTAACTATATATAgtgatgatgtgtgtgtgcagttgtCTCAGACCACAGAGCTGCTCTTCTCTAGACTGGACAATATGAACACTATTGCCATTGACAGGTAACTAAGCAGCTCGtactaagccacaccccctagcAACCACCTACGCAGGTTTGCCGCATGGTTCTCACATCATCTCTCTAACTTCAAGTATCAGTGGGACTGGAGCAAATGGTGAGTGtgttgatgatgtcatatagTGTCATTATGACACACTTCAGGAATCATGTGATCGAGGACGGCCCGACTGACAACCCATCCGTCAAGTTTGTGTCTGAAGTATTCGCCAAGTGTATACGGTACgttgtgatgtgtgtgtgatgtgtgtacccctcccccacactgtgctgtgtgtgtgtgtgtaatgtgtgtacCCCCCCCTTAGACTGGCGTGCTATGACATATTTGTTGAGATGGTACCCCCAGAGATGACCTCTCTGCTACCCCCAGAGCCAGCTCCACTCTTCAAGTACAGACAGGACGATGGTGAGACTAACAGACTAACAGATATTCATGATATGTGCACACTACTAGACTCGGCTGAGGGGGAGGTAGCTGTACACCTGCTGGAGGCTATAAAGAACAAGGAATCGATTGATGATCTTAGAGCAGTTCTTGAGAGTCTCACTGAGGTTGGAAAAGATCATCAAAGTAAGCGAACACTATCGCTACCATTGTTATCATCTGTATATGTACACAGGTGTAGCTCAGACCAGGATGGCCGTGCTCATGCAATGTGTGCTCAAGGTGGGCTCTAAGACCATTACACATTGCTTCCTGGCACTAGTCAAGTAAgccccactccacacacacacccactccacccactcactcccTGTGCACAGGTTTAGACCTCTCATGATAGAGCTAGCTGATGAGGATGATTGTAAACTGACTTGCCTCACTACTCTAGCAGAGTTCTACACCAAGAACACGCAGgtacacccccacacacccccccccacacacacacacatacacacacccccacacagtTTTACACCAAGAACACGCAGGtacacccccacaccccccacacacacacacacccccacacagtTTTATACCAAGAACACGCAGGtacacccccacacatacacacacacacacacacagctacatgGTCTGGTGATAGACAAGCTGCTGCGTATGAGTGTAGTGGATGCAGGGTCAGTGGTGAGCTGGCTGTGTAGTGCCACTCCCCTCTTTACTAGGGGATTCCCCTGGGAGGTCCTCACCTCCACCCTCCACAAGACCAAGACCTCATTAGCTAACACCAAGAGAGAGCTAGCAGACACTCGAGACAAACTCaggaaggtacatgtatgtgtagtgATACACGTGTCTTGTGAATTacacactgttttggaggtttcTATGTGAGTATTCGTTGCTAGTAAGTGCCCCCTAGCTACCACATTGCTACTACCAGGATGTCCTGCTACTGCCTAACTACCCTCATTGCTACTGCCTAGCTACCCTCATTGCTACTGCCTAACTACCCGGGCCCCATTGCCCCAGGTGTCAGCCCTTGATGAGGTAGCCTTGGGCGGTGATGAGAGGACAGACCTTGAAGCTAAAGTAGAGGAATTAGAGGAGACAAAGGACGAAAGAGAGCGGACTCTACGCCAACTCTTCCTCTCTCTGTTTGAGCGATTGGCTAGCTCCCTGGGGGGTCAAGGACACAGTGACTTGTGGACACAGTGCACATTGGACCACTGCAGACACCTACTGGTCCAGGTGAATGCACTCataaatacatcatttgtGTTCAGAATGTCCAATTTTCAAATCTAATTGCTGCTCTCAGAATTacgtttcaaatgatgtgctCCTGATACCTACCCCACCAAATGtgaccccaccccccccctcccacacacaccccaccccccacagaaCCATGCTACTCTGTCCAGGATGGCTGCTCTGCTGGAGGATACAGTATTCACTGTAGATGTGGACCCACAACTTCTAGAGGTGTTCCAGCAGTTCCAGGCCCTACTATAGCTTACTCTAAACTTAATAACAATATAAAGGTTTCTTTTTGTACATACTGTACCGATATGCatatgcactataattattactattgtGCTGTGGTTGAAAATTATAATTTAAtatgtttgcgcatgcgcaatgaacaCTGCGAGTCTGCAACACATTGACCACAACATTCGCAGTATACCCACAAATTACTCGCAACACCTTGTAGCTAGTACTCCTGCGGTCCTCTATCGGTGGGAACTGTGGGTCTCCATGGCATCTCCTTGGAGACTCTGACGTCAATGGCCTGGAATATTCCCAGATCCAGTTCCAGAACCCAGTTCCTTTGAAGTTTGAAGGAGAAGCAAAGCGTCTTGCTGGAAGAGGTGAGTTTCTTTGCTTGTAGCTCGCATGTTTGCAGGAATGTTAGGCTAGGAAGCCTTTTATAGAGCATTGTAGCATTGTTTGCTGTCTATTTGGTCATGTTTTACAGATTGCTATTGTCTTTATTTTTTGCAGATGCTGTGCAAaccttccactgtgttgcagaaccatcgcgagccttccactgtgttACAAAACCATCGCgagccttccactgtgttacagaaccatcgcgagccttccactgtgttgcagaaccatcgcgagccttccactgtgttTCAGAACCATCGCAAGCCTTCCCGCAGAGCAGTGCAAGCATTCTCTAGCCATGGAAGGATAGAGCTGGATCATCCGACACCGTGCAGGCTGCAAAAGCTATTGTAAGTTAAAACCGTACCTAGTACCTCTGTAGCTTGTTTTGCAATtgttgcagctagctagctatagatagaTTGTTCACTCTGGCGTTTGAGCGTATCCGTGTTGCGCACTGTTTGTTGAGCATGGAAGGTTTCTGGTTGGATTATTTTGCTCTTGTATTCCTAGTGTTTTAAGTGTGGCCCCTTCTTgactgtgaggtgtgtaggtCATGCAGCTTAATAGATACATACTTGCCAGCAAGCGTACGTtaaatgcatgtgtgcatggctaAACTCGTGTCGACAACGCTTTTTGTTCTGTTAATATACGCGTGGCTAAGAGTCTATTACCTACATGGCCTTGAACCCTTTGGTGGGGGAGGGTGGTGTCCGTAGCACTCAAGTAATCATtcagaatgtgtgtggaaggttcTTCAACAGTCGGGTTGCAGGAGAGCATCTTCTTATTTTTGAAACTGTTGTCGAACCAGCCTTCGGGGTGCAATGATGGATACTCATGGCATCCCAGTCTATTGAGGGAGCACTCTGCTGTTAGTACCTGCCTAAAGGGAAAGCAGCACAGGATCCTGCCATAATTGGGAGTGCTAAGATCTCGTTATCAGTTCCAATAGTTAGTTAGCTAGGATCATtagaatagctagctataatatagttagACAACTGCTTCTTGGCTTATGCTAATCTATTATGACAGCTTTTTTAGGATCTTAACTCTGTGCCTCCTGCACATGGAATTGGTAAGTTCAGGCTTTAACTAAACCCTAGGTGTGCCAAGGGAACTGTAGCCTTTGACTGGATTAGTGAAGAGTAGTCTTGAGCACTTGTGCAAGCCTTGCATGCCAGGCTTGTTGCAACTGGAGTCGACAAGGGCTTCAAGAGCAAGGAggtgttgtctctgtgagtctaCTGTTGTTGAACCATCCCACACATTCTGGTTGATTACTTCTGTGCTCAGTTAATGGTACTCACATGCAGTCACAGGGTCCCTTTAGTTTATTATGCCCTTATTGTATTAGTCCCTTGAGCAAGGAAACTACTGGTGAGAATGTTCTCAATGGTGGTAAGAATGTTGTCAGTTCTGGTGGTGTTTGGTTCGTTTCTACAGTTGTGGAGATTTGTTGATGATCGGTTTTGTTTGAACTGCTGCGctcaatgtaaccatgcattttgcttgttctcttgcagccacaatgcacacaacacagctcCTACTAGCTAATGTACTAgtgttccattctctcactgcttttgtctcctctctcccccaGGT comes from Halichondria panicea chromosome 7, odHalPani1.1, whole genome shotgun sequence and encodes:
- the LOC135338133 gene encoding nuclear cap-binding protein subunit 1-like isoform X3, whose amino-acid sequence is MEECVWLMVWRRCQRLIMSEMLSRSARKRPRDDYEDFPRKRGRYSDPGPMAREPESTEQKLESLISRLGEKSHKSLESNLDVLSNLLINEMASMTDHILTTITKCVVDMKEKAFIYSTLLGLLNAKKFEVGEQALELVVAELRSALTLSQYDKARHLVVFLADLVNCKVVNVNSIVSLFDTLVTVTFEPDIPQIRSDAYIHMVLSALPIVGAELEERKRQELERLLVTIDNYMSKRSTPFLPMFQVWGEGQPHPQEDGLRLLWTQVKALREEDWKTAILLKLYTAFQSEMGGAYLHPLPSLPVPPHSPDSVYPLPSAVFRLFSSTDMRCSSPDTTLPSPTSADRFLAEEAVTAILASHQGSRKECASALVGFSETCQERLGVCGDYVIVEVLFGHMLRLPRPPQVLIYYSSVLIEMCKNNPAVYPQLLSQTTELLFSRLDNMNTIAIDRFAAWFSHHLSNFKYQWDWSKWNHVIEDGPTDNPSVKFVSEVFAKCIRLACYDIFVEMVPPEMTSLLPPEPAPLFKYRQDDDSAEGEVAVHLLEAIKNKESIDDLRAVLESLTEVGKDHQSVAQTRMAVLMQCVLKVGSKTITHCFLALVKFRPLMIELADEDDCKLTCLTTLAEFYTKNTQFYTKNTQLHGLVIDKLLRMSVVDAGSVVSWLCSATPLFTRGFPWEVLTSTLHKTKTSLANTKRELADTRDKLRKVSALDEVALGGDERTDLEAKVEELEETKDERERTLRQLFLSLFERLASSLGGQGHSDLWTQCTLDHCRHLLVQNHATLSRMAALLEDTVFTVDVDPQLLEVFQQFQALL
- the LOC135338133 gene encoding nuclear cap-binding protein subunit 1-like isoform X1, giving the protein MRVVNGLGRYLIRATINDDLLHVLYQRRCQRLIMSEMLSRSARKRPRDDYEDFPRKRGRYSDPGPMAREPESTEQKLESLISRLGEKSHKSLESNLDVLSNLLINEMASMTDHILTTITKCVVDMKEKAFIYSTLLGLLNAKKFEVGEQALELVVAELRSALTLSQYDKARHLVVFLADLVNCKVVNVNSIVSLFDTLVTVTFEPDIPQIRSDAYIHMVLSALPIVGAELEERKRQELERLLVTIDNYMSKRSTPFLPMFQVWGEGQPHPQEDGLRLLWTQVKALREEDWKTAILLKLYTAFQSEMGGAYLHPLPSLPVPPHSPDSVYPLPSAVFRLFSSTDMRCSSPDTTLPSPTSADRFLAEEAVTAILASHQGSRKECASALVGFSETCQERLGVCGDYVIVEVLFGHMLRLPRPPQVLIYYSSVLIEMCKNNPAVYPQLLSQTTELLFSRLDNMNTIAIDRFAAWFSHHLSNFKYQWDWSKWNHVIEDGPTDNPSVKFVSEVFAKCIRLACYDIFVEMVPPEMTSLLPPEPAPLFKYRQDDDSAEGEVAVHLLEAIKNKESIDDLRAVLESLTEVGKDHQSVAQTRMAVLMQCVLKVGSKTITHCFLALVKFRPLMIELADEDDCKLTCLTTLAEFYTKNTQFYTKNTQLHGLVIDKLLRMSVVDAGSVVSWLCSATPLFTRGFPWEVLTSTLHKTKTSLANTKRELADTRDKLRKVSALDEVALGGDERTDLEAKVEELEETKDERERTLRQLFLSLFERLASSLGGQGHSDLWTQCTLDHCRHLLVQNHATLSRMAALLEDTVFTVDVDPQLLEVFQQFQALL